In the genome of Maribacter forsetii DSM 18668, the window TTGACTTTCAATTTTGGCGATCTCTCCACCAATATCTGGCATCACAAAGAAATCTTTATCCTGCTCACCAGAAATATAATTAACCCCTTTATCGGTCAATTCTATTTGGTTGTTCTTCTCGTCGATTACAAACAATAAATCTTCATCAACAACCGGCATTTCCCTGTTGTTGTCTTGCATGTAATAATTTTCTGTTTTTTGAAGCAATTGCTTAACACCCTCTTCACTCAAGAATTTAATTAATGCCTTGTTCTTTGGTAGACCACGGTAAACTCTTAATAATAAGAATCCGCCTTCTTTAGTGTCACCTTCCGCAATTAATTTTTTAGCCTCTGCCAAAACTCCTGTTAAATGCTGACGTTGCTTTCTAACGATCTCGTCAACCTTTGGTTTTAGTTCATTGAATTCATGGCGGTCACCCTCTGGTACCGGACCAGATATAATCAATGGTGTACGAGCATCATCTACCAATACAGAATCGACCTCATCTACCATGGCATAATTATGTGGGCGTTGTACCAAATCTTTTGGTGTGTGCGCCATATTATCCCTTAAGTAGTCAAAACCGAATTCATTATTAGTACCGTAGGTTATATCCGCATTGTAAGCTGCACGTCTACCATCAGAATTTGGTCTGTGGTAATCTATACAATCTACAGAAAGTCCATGAAATTGAAATATAGGTGCCATCCAAGCACTATCTCTTTTTGCTAAGTAATCATTTACAGTTACCAAATGGGCACCGTTACCACTTAAAGCATTTAAGTACAATGGCAATGTTGCAACTAGGGTTTTACCTTCACCCGTTTGCATCTCTGCAATTTTACCTTGGTGCATGGCAATACCACCAATAAGCTGTACATCATAATGCACCATGTCCCAAGTAACTTCTTTACCGGCAGCATCCCAAGAATTTTTCCAAACTGCATTGGTGCCTTCAAGAGTAACATAGTCTTTAGTACCTGACAAAGTTCTGTCATATTCTGATGCTGTCACCTCTAAGGTTTCGTTATTGGCGAAACGCTTGGCAGTTTCCTTTACAACGGCAAAAGCTTCAGGAAGTATCTTATTTAAAGTCTCTTCAGAAATCGTATAAGCTTCTTCTTTTAACTTATCTATTTCTGTATAAATGTCTTCGTTTTTATCAATGTCTGTAGAGTTCTTTACCTCTTCTTCCAAAGCACTGATCTGATCGGTTTTTTCTTTGATAGATTCTTGAATAGCCTTCTTGAAATCTATTGTTTTCTGTCTAAGTTCGTCATGACTAAGACTTTCTAATTTTGATTCGAACGACTTTATCTGGTCTACTAAAGGCTGTAATTCCTTTACATCTTTTTGTGATTTATCACCAACGAATGCCTTTAGGATGGAATTAATGAAACTCATATATTTTAATCTATTAGAATTGAAGCTTTTCTGACTAATATATTAGCTAGAATAGCTTTCAAAATATTTTATAATCGACAATTGTAATCGATGCTGTTAAAGAGCAAAAGGTATTCCAGTCTTGATTTTTCGACCAAATTACCTAAGAACCTGTCAAAATTACATAAAAAAAAAGCCTCCGAGGAGACTTTTTAGTAGTTATTATGATATCGAATATTAATATTCGTCCTCGTTCCAGAGGTAGTCTTCTTCCGTTGGATAGTCAGGCCAGATCTCTTCGATAGATTCATATATTTCGCCACCTTCTTCTTCCATAGATTGTAAATTTTCTACAACTTCAAGAGGGGCTCCAGTTCTGATGGAGTAATCTATTAACTCATCTTTACTTGCCGGCCAAGGTGCATCACTTAAATAAGATGCTAATTCTAATGTCCAATACATAGTAATAGTTTAATTTTAATTTTTTGCAAAAGTAATTTTTAAATTGTAACAGCAAAATAAATAGTAATAAATTTCAGCTTATCAATATATTTTTCTGCATTTATAAATTGATAACGAATAAATTACGGATTTATTAGTCCTTTTTTTTAGGAACCCATTTTATTTCATTTGCTTGTAAATCATAGGACAATTTTCGTGCCAATACAAAGAGATAATCTGAAAGTCTATTTATAAAAGATAACACATTTTTATCAAATGGTTCATTTTGGTGCAATAAAGTTGAAATACGCTCAGCCCTTCTGCATACCGTACGGGCAATATGACAGTATGACACGGTTGTATGACCACCAGGTAGAATAAAATGGGTCATTTGCGGTAATTGCGAATCCATTTGATCAATAGCGTCCTCCAAAAAGTTGATTTCAGCAGTACCTACTTTTGTTATTTTTAAACGCTCCGTACCATTTTTAAGCATTTCCTTTTCTGGATTTGTAGCTAAAATAGCTCCAATGGTAAACAAATGTTCTTGAATTGCAATGAGTTGATGCTGGTATATAGGATCAATATCTTGATCTCTAATAAGTCCGATCCAAGAATTTAACTCATCTACGGTACCATAACTGTCAATTCGCATATGATGCTTTGGTACACGTGTGCCACCAAATAGTCCGGTAGTGCCATCATCTCCTGTTTTGGTATATACTTTCATTTTATATATGGTGCAAAGTAATGTTGAGATTATTTAATAATGATAGTGAGAATTATTGCAGTTAAAATTTTGAACGATTAGTTCTCTTTCTTGTCTTTGCGTTCATAATCACCCATAAACTTTCTTGATTTGCGGTCTTTAGATTTTCCTTTACTGGTAATACGTATGGCTAAGTAGATAGCGAAAACGACACCAAGGGTAATGTATATAGTATTACTGCTCATTAAGATTTGCTTTAGTCTAAAATTACTGGTTTATATCCGTATTTTAAAATGTTCCTTTGCTTGTTCTCTTCTAAAAAATACGGCGCCACAATAAAACATATCTATTGTGACCTTAATATGATTTTCTGCTTTAAGATTTTTCCAAATTTCTAGATTTTTTTTGTTTTTATGTATTCCGTCTAAAAGAAGCATGCAGTCGTTAGATAGCGTATTTAGATTTATACTTTTTAAATCATTGATGTTTGCAAGAATAATATCTGGATTATTTTCAACGGTAGATATATTAGAACAATGTTGTTTAATGAGTTCTTCGGATGTGTTATAATCACCCACTAGAAAAATAGACTTGTAATTAAAGTAGTCTATACTCTTAATAAGGACTTTTAAGGTAATGGGAAGTTTTAATTCTCTTTTCGTATAAAGACAGTTGGTAATGTATTCATACACAAATGGCGAATGAATTCCGTGCTGATTATTAGACGTAAGAAGAAATTTAATATAGGATATAAAACGAAACACTAGTTACCTTTTCAAATTTTGTCAAAAGTAAAGATTGTCATTGAACTTGAGTTTGATTTTTGAATTTGACTTTGTATTTTAAAAAGTAGGTAATGGTAAGAAATGGGGTAGCTAGGATGTGGGGCGAAAAGGAAATTGAACTGTTGTATTAAGAAAGTTTAGCGCTGTTCATTTTTGTTGAGAATTTTAAAGCTTTGATTACTCTATTGTTTTTGTTCTTATATAATCTAGCAACCTCGATTGTATTTTTAGTTTCAATAGTTGGAACAACCATATCATTACTTTCAATTGTTTCAACCATCTCAACGTGTACAGTTTCGATCTCTACAGAAACGTTCTCATTGTTAGATTGTGCCTGAGCGAAGAAACAAGTGAAGAAAAGAGCGGTTAAAAGAATAATTGATTTCATAATATTTGTTTTACACTGCTAAAGTACAGGCAAGACAAAACATATTTTGCCGCTCGTCGTTGGGCATCATTTAACTATAGACGAATGGTAAAGAGGCGTCGTTAATTAATTTTATGGAAAATCAGAAGTCAACTGCCCTCTAGATGTTATAGTTCGCTCAGTTACCGTAGGTATTGGTGTTGCCTGCTTATGTGTTTACGCTGCAGATATTAGAAGGGGAATGTATGCTGCCAGGTTAAACGGTTTGCTTGAACCAGATTTTTAAACTTAAGCTTGAGTTTGAGCTTGAGTTTGAGTTTTGAGTTTGTATTTGAATTTGAACTTGATTCTTGAACTTGATATTTGTGTTTGTATTTTAAAAAGTAGGTAATGGTAAGAAATGGGGTAGGTAAGATGTGGGGCGAAAAGGGAATCGAATTATTGTATTAAGAAAGTTTAGCGCTGTTCAATTTTGTTGAGAATTTTAAAGCCTTGATTACTCTGTTGTTTTTGTTCTTATATAATCTAGCAATCTCAATAGTGTTTTCAGTTTCAATAGTTGGAACAACGATATCATTACTTTCAATTGTTTCAACCATCTCAACTTGTACAGTTTCGATCTCTACAGAAACATTCTCGTTGTTAGCTTGTGCCTGAGCGAAGAAACATGTGAAGAAAAGAGCGGTTAAAAGAATAATTGATTTCATAATATTTGTTTTACACTGCTAAAGTACAGGCAAGTCCAAACATATTTTGCCGCTTGTCGTTGGGCATCATTTAACTATAGACGAATGGTAAAGAGGCATCGTTAATTAATTTTATGGAAAATCAGAAGTCAACTGTCCTCTAGATATTATTGTTCGCTCAGTTACCGTAGGTATTGATGCTGCCTGCTTATATGTTTATGCTGCAGATATTAGTAAAGTAATGTATGCTGCCAGGTTAAACGGTTTGCTTGAACCAGATTTTTGAACTTAAGCTTGGGTTTGAGTTTGAGTTTGAGTTTGTATTTGAACTTGAGCTTGAGCTTGAGCTTGAGCTTGAACTTGATTCTTGAACTTGATATTTGTGTTTGTATTTTAAAAAGTAGGTAATGGTAAGAAATGGGGTAGGTAAGATGTGGGGCGAAAAGGAAATTGAATTATTGTATTAAGAAAGTTTAGCGCTGTTCAATTTCGTTGAGAATTTTAAAGCTTTGATTACTCTATTGTTTTTGTTCTTATATAATCTAGCAATCTCAATAGTGTTTTCAGTTTCAATAGTTGGAACAACAATATCATTACTTTCAATTGTTTCAACCATCTCTACTTGTACAGTTTCGATCTCAATAGAAACGTTCTCATTGTTAGCTTGTGCCTGAGCGAAGAAACATGTGAAGAAAAGAGCGGTTAAAAGAATAATTGATTTCATAATATTTGTTTTACACTGCTAAAGTACAGGCAAGCCCAAACATATTTTGCCGCTCGTCGTTGGGCATCATTTAACTATAGACGAATGGTAAAAATCATTCGCCTACGGTTTATGTAGTTATAAAATCTATTTGGAATTAAGTGATTATTGAAGTCTAACCTTCCATTAATGCAGAAAGCTCAAACCAACGTTCTGTTTTGGTTTCTATGGCATCGGTAACTTCTTTAAGCTCAATGGATAGGTTCTTGATATCATCGCCACTTAAAGAGCTATCAGTGAATTTTTCTTGTAATACTACTTTAGATTTTTCCAATTTTTGAATCTCTCTTTCTAACTTCTTATACTCTTGCTGTTCTGCGTATGAGATTTTTGGCGAAGCATCCGGTTCTTTCCAATTGGTCTTTGTAGTTGTTTGCGTTTCTTTTTGCTCTCTCTTTTCTAAAATCTGACTGTCTTCATATGCTCTATAGTCAGAGTAGTTGCCAGGGAAATCTTCAACAACCGCATCACCTCTAAATACAAATAGGTGATCTACGATCTTATCCATAAAGTAACGGTCGTGAGAAACAACCATTAAACATCCTTGGAAATCCATTAAGAAGCTTTCCAATACATTCAATGTAACAATATCTAAATCGTTGGTAGGTTCATCTAATATTAAGAAATTAGGATTCTGTATCAATATGGTACATAGGTACAACCGTTTACGCTCACCACCACTTAGCTTATCAACAAAATCATACTGTTTTTTTCTGTCAAAAAGAAAACGCTCCAATAACTGCTGTGCAGAAATCTGTCTGCCTTTCATTAGCGGAATGTAATCTCCAAATTCGCGAATAACATCGATTACTTTCTGACCTTCTTTTATTTCAATACCTTTTTGAGTGTAATACCCAAATTTGATGGTTTCTCCCACAACTACTTTACCGCTGTCCGGTTGGTCGCGTCCGCTTAAAATATTTAAGAAGGTAGATTTACCGGTACCGTTCTTGCCGATGATACCAATACGTTCTCCTTTTTGAAATACATATTCAAACTTGTCAAGAATCGGTTTATTCGGAAAAGATTTTGAAATCTTGTGTAGTTCAAGAATTTTGCTTCCCATACGCTCCATGTTCAATTCTAACTGAACTTGGTGGTCTTTTCTACGTTGACTTGCTTTGTCTTTAATAACGGCAAAATCATCTATTCTAGATTTAGACTTAGTGGTACGTGCTTTTGGTTGCCTGCGCATCCAATCTAATTCCTTCTTAAAGAGAAGCTCTGTTTTATGCTGCTCTACCGCCTCTTGCTCTATACGTGCTTCTTTCTTTTCTAAATAGTAACTGTAATTCCCTTTATATGGATATAGTTTTCCGTTTTCTAGTTCAATGATTTCATTACAAACACGTTCCAAAAAATAACGGTCATGTGTTACCATAAACAAGGTCATGTTTTCTTTCGCAAAGAACTCTTCTAACCATTCGATCATTTCTAAATCTAAATGGTTGGTAGGTTCATCTAAGACTAAAAGGTCTGGTTTGTTTATTAAGGCATTAGCCAATGCCAAACGCTTCTTTTGTCCACCAGATAGTTTGCCCACCTTGGCATTTAAATCATCTAACTTTAACTTATATAGAATCTGCTTATATTGGGTTTCAAAATCCCAAGCTTCAAAGCGGTCCATTGCTTCAAATGCTTTTTGGTAGGCATCTGCCTCTTCAATATTTAAAAGCGCTTTTTCATAGTTTTTAATAACTTGTAATACCTCGTTGTCAGATGCAAAAATAGTTTCTTCTACAGTTAGGTTTGGGTCCATAACCGGCTCTTGCGCCAAAAAGGAAACCCGTGTAGATTTACGGTAATTTACCTGACCGGAATCGGGAGTATCTGCACCCGATAGTATATTAAGAATCGATGTTTTTCCTGTACCGTTTTTAGCGATCAAGGCAATTTTTTGGTCTTTGTTGATACCAAAAGATAGGTTGTCAAAAAGAACATGTTCGCCATAGGCTTTCGAAATATTTTCAACGGTAAGTAGGTTCATGTAGGGTAACTTAATTTTATTTTTTACTTAGTTGTTTACTCTTAAAATAATAAATGAGGTAAACATAGCGAATAGCTAATGCTAGTAAAACGATGATTAATAATATGGAAAACACTTGAATTTTAAACATCCACAGCATACAAGTGATACCCAATAATATGGTTAAAAATATGATGTAAGTAATCATCCATGATGGAATCTGTTTTTTGATTACTATAAATGCTATGATAATGTTTGGTGCAAATGCCCAAAGGGAATTGAAGTTGGCTTTGGTGGCTAAATGATCTGTTGCAAACCACAGGAATAATATAAGTACACCTGCTAGTCCGGTTACAGTAAATAACCCGAAGTCTAACCATTTATTTCTGCGAAGATTTTTATAATCCGTATACGTAATGTAGCAGACCAAAAGCAATACTATGCTTAGCCAAAATAAAGGGGTTAAAAATAGGGGAGACCTATCTTCTTGTTCTGGTATGTCTAATAATAGAGTTTCCTTTTTAACTATAGGTTTGCCATCTAAAGTGGTGTGCTTCATTTGCTCATACACATAAATAGGTAAGAACAAATGCTCGTAAGGCGATGCCTCTCTATCAATTACAGAGCCTAAAGCTAAATCAATACCAAAATTGGACCACGAATTCGGATTCAATTTTAGACGAATCAACTCCCTAAATGTTAATTGCTCTTCTAGGTGGTTATAATCGAATTTAAAGGTATTACCCAAAGTTTTTTCAAATACCAGAGGTATTCTAGTGGCACAATTATCGAACAAAAAGTCATACTTATACTTCTTGTTCTCGGGCAGTAAGTTGTGCTCTAAAAAAGTGATAATATTATTGCGCTGTTCTAAATTGACATCTAGCTCTTGTTCCCTTATCCATCGTTTTTCTTGCTGGTAAGAGTACTCAAAATACTTGAACGGAATTCTAGAAATGGTGTATGATAGTTTACCACGTGTAAAGTTCAGATAGAAATTAGGATCTTCAAAATCGTAAGTTCCGTAACCGTAAACTTCGTCAATACCTAGAGTTGGGTCCTGTAGTCTTATAGCGCTATGCCCAAATTTGGCTGCTAAATCTTCACCTGTACCAACGGTCAATAAGCTGATTTTTGATAATGGTGATAGTTGTGCATTTTGAGCAAGACTCAAAGATGCAGTAAAAAAGAGTACTAAAAGAAATGTGATTTTTCTGAACATATTTTTACTAGTTCATAGCAACTGCAAAGATGCAAATAATAACAGACTTGAAGTAGGTTGGATTTTTTAAATTTCTCTCAATTAACTTTTTAAAGATTGAATGGTTTAGAAATAAGTATTTAGCTGAAATGGTGATAGTAGATTAGGCAATATTATTTCGGTTCTGATTGTCAATTTTATTTATTGCTTTGATTTTATATTTTTTATGCGCTACAAGTGTAACAATTACCAAAGAGAAGCATCTTTAAGATAATTCATCAATCAATCATCTTATGCAGAAGCTGTCTTTTCTATCTTTTTTTATTTTTTATGTGTTATTTACTTTGCAAGTCCAAGGGCAAACTAAACATAAAAGCCAAATTGATTCTTTGTTAGAGGTTTGTTATCAGCGTGGTATTTTCAATGGTAACGCTTTAATCTTAAACCAAGGGCAATATATTTATAGTGGAAGTAAAGGCTTTACAGATGGAAGTAAAACTCATGAGCTTAACAAAAAATCAGTTTTTGATATTGGATCAATTTCTAAGGAGTTCAATGCTGTTGCCATTATGATGTTAAAGGAAAAGGGCTTATTAACTTTAGATGATAAAATTTCGAAATATGAATTGGGATTTCCTGATTGGTCAAATAATGTTACTATTAAAAACCTTTTACAATATACTAGTGGTTTACCTTTAATTGACTGGGAAAATACACATGGGGATAATGATATTTATCAAAATTTAAAATATCTAAAAGTTTTAGAGTTTGAGCCGGGAAAAGGGTATCTCTATAGTAATAATAACATATTTGTTCAACGGCTCATTATTGAAAAGGTTGTTGGTAAATCTTTTAACGAATTTTTACTTGAAGATATTCTAGAGCCTTTAAATATGAATAATTCCGTTATTGACCATCAATATGCTAACTCTAATTTTGTAAGAGGGTTTAATAGTAATGAAGTTAATGATCACGAATTGGAATTGAAAATGTCTGGTTGGGTATGCCCGTCAATTGGCGATTTGGAAATTTGGACCACAAAACTAATGTCTAATAAAATTATTTCTAAAGAGTCATTATACTCGCTTTTTGAAGCTTATTCAGATGAAAGTCAATCTGCTTTAGGTAATGGTAAATTTAAAAATGGAGAGTTGATTAGTTACGAACATCATGGCTCATCAATGAATTATGAGTCTATTGTACATTTCAATTTAACGGATAATTCTTCGATAATTTTAATGACAAATAGTAAGAGTTTAAAAATTGGAGAAATTCGAGAGGCGATTACTCAAATTTTAAATGATAAAGACTTTTATATACCACAAAAATCTGTGTATTTAACTATACGAGAAAAAACTTATAATGATGTGGACAAAGGGATTGCTTATTATAATAGTTTAAAGGAGTCGGATTTTAGTACTTATAACTTTTCAGATAAATGGGAGCTTGCACGTTTGTCATACAAGTTATTTGAAATGGATAAAAATAAAGATGCACATAAAATCTTAAAATTGCTAGTTTCGGAATTGCCGTCTGAATCAGAAGAAGCATTACAATTTTTAGGGTCAAGAATGTTAAATGAGAACCAAGTAGGTAAAGCCATTTCTATATGTGAATTGATGGTATCTAAATTCCCTTCTGATAAATCTTATAGTGGCTTAGGTGATGCATTTTTTAAAAATAAGGAAATAAAAGAAGCTCTTAATAATTATAATAAATCCTTGGAAATCAATCCGGACAATGAAAATTCTAAAAAAATGATTTCGAAAATAGAAAAAATGTAGCTTTTTTAATTACTTGTTATTAAGCAAACAAGTAAACGTTAAAACAAAAGCCACCTAAAATAGGTGGCTTAAAAAATATGTGCTAAAAAAGTACTACTGAACTTATGAAATGGTTACCACCAAATCATCTTGCTTTACCATACTACCTTCTTTTAAACTAATTGATGCTACTTTACCAGATTTAAATGCGGTAACCGTAGTTTCCATTTTCATGGCTTCAATAACGAATAAAGGATCGTTCTCTTTTACTTCTTGGCCTTTCTTGACCAAAACTTTATATAGAGACCCTTGTAATGGCGCTCCAATCTGATCATCATTTGCTGGGTCTATTTTTTCGTTTTCTTCAATTTTTAGATTTAAGGAAGTATCTAAAACATCAACGAATCTATTTTCCCCGTTTACCTGAAAGAATACGGTTCTCATACCTAACTCATTCGGTATACCTACAGAAAGTAATCTTACGATTACAGTCTTACCTGGTTCTAATTCTATTAAGGTTTCTTCACGAAGTTTCATGCCATAGAAGAAATGCTTTGTTTGTACCAATGCTAGGTTACCGTATAGTTTATAATTTTCATGTGCTTTTTCAAACACTTTTGGGTATAGGGTATACGAAAGAAAATCTTCCATTTCTATAGCACGTGTAAATCCTTTTTGAAACTTCTTTTTAAAGGCTTTGAATTCCTTATCGAAATCTGTTGGTGCTAGATGAGCATTCGGTCTATTTGTATAAGGCTTCTTGTTTTTAAGAATGATTTTTTGAAGCTTTTTAGGAAATCCGCCAACGGGCTGACCTAAATCTCCCATAAAGAAACTAATAACAGAATCTGGGAACGATATTTCCTCACCACGTGTCATGACGTCTTCTGTAGTAAGTTCGTTCGTAACCAAAAATATGGCCATATCGCCAACAACTTTTGAACTTGGAGTTACCTTGATCAGGTTTCCAAAAAGTTTATTTACATCGGCATACATTTTCTTTACTTCATCAAATCTATCGCCAAGACCTAATGCTGTTGCTTGCGGGCGTAAGTTTGAATACTGTCCGCCAGGTATTTCATGACCATAGACTTCTGCAGTACCAGATTTTAATCCGGATTCAAAAGGATAATATAACTCTCTTGTATCTTCCCAGTAGTTAGAAAACTGATTCAGCTTCGGCATATCAAACTCATGTGCCCTTGGCTGACCCTTCATCATTTCAACTACCGAATTAAAGTTGGGCTGAGATGTTAAGCCGGATAATCCGCCCAATGCAACATCAACAACATCAACACCTGCTTCAATTGCTTTTAAGTAGGTAGTTGTTTGTAGTGAAGAAGTATCATGTGTATGTAAATGAATAGGTAGCTTAACCGTGTCTTTTAACGCGGTTACCAATTCCGTAGCAGCATACGGCTTTAAAAGTCCCGCCATATCTTTTATAGCAATCATATGCGCACCGGCATTTTCTAGGTCTTTTGCAAGTTGCGTATAATATTTTAAGTTGTATTTGGTTTCGTTTACATTAAGAATATCTCCTGTATAACTCAACGCTGCTTCGGCAATACCGCCAGTTTTGTTTCGTACGTAGTTAATACTAGGTTCCATAGCTTTCACCCAATTGAGCGAATCAAAAATCCTGAATATATCTACGCCGTTTTCCCAAGATTTCTCAACGAATTTTTCAATCAAATTATCTGGGTATGCCTTGTAACCAACTCCGTTTGAGCCTCTAAGAAGCATTTGAAATAATATATTAGGTACAGCTTTGCGTAGTTCACGTAGCCTAGTCCACGGACTCTCATGTAAGAATCGCATACTCACATCAAAAGTTGCACCGCCCCAAACTTCCATACTAAATGTGTTTGGGTGATTTTTGGCATAACTCTCCGCTACGCGCAACATATCATACGTGCGCATTCTTGTTGCCAATAAAGATTGATGGGCATCGCGCATGGTGGTGTCCGTATAATGAATCTTCTTTTCATCCATTAACCAAGCACAAAATTTCTCCGGACCCATTTCGGTCAGCATATCTTTTGTTCCCTTCGGATGAGCTTCTAACGGATTGAATTTTGGAACCTTCGCGTTTCTAAAAACTTTGTTTTCGTCTATATATTTAACATCAGAATTACCATTGACAATTACCTCTGCCAAAAAGTTCACCACCTTAGAGGTTCTATCTTGAGAAAGTTTTATATCAAATAGGGCAGGGGTGTTCTGTATAAAGTTTACCGTAACCTTGCCATCCTTAAAAGTAGGATGCTGAATTACGTTCTGTAAGAAATGAATATTGGTTTCAACACCTCTAATTCTAAACTCTTTTAATGCACGTACCATTTTACGTGTAGCGCCATCTAGTGTTCTACCGTGCGAGGAAACTTTTACCAACATGGAATCAAAAAACGGACTCACCTGATAGCCTTGGTAAATACTACCTGCATCTAAACGAATACCCATACCAGAGGCACTTCTATACGTAGTCACTGTGCCGTAATCCGGGGTAAAATTATTAACCGGGTCTTCAGTAGTTAATCTACATTGAAGGGCAAAGCCATACGTAGCAATGGTCTCTTGACCATATATTTTTATTTGCTGGCTATCTAATTTGTAATTACCGGCAACGAATATCTGTGTTTTTACCAAATCAATACCGGTAACCATTTCTGTAACCGTATGTTCAACTTGTATTCTTGGGTTTACTTCGATAAAATATATGTTGTCATCAGGATCTACTAAAAACTCTACCGTTCCAATATTGTTATAGTTGACCTCTTTGGCAATGTCAACGGCATATTTGTAAAGATTCTGTTTTACTTCTTCACTGACATTATGCGAAGGTGCAATTTCTACTACTTTTTGATGACGACGTTGAACAGAACAGTCACGTTCATGCAAGTGGCGAATATTACCGTGGTTATCGGCTACGATCTGTACTTCTATATGTTTAGGGTCTTCTACATATTTTTCAAGAAACATGGTGTCATCGCCAAAAGCGTTTAATGCTTCGTTACGGGCAGAATCAAAATTCATTTCTAGATCTTCATCTTTTCTAATGATTCGCATACCACGGCCACCACCACCAGAGGCGGCTTTTAGCATTATCGGGTATCCTATGGTTGCGGCTTCAGCCAATGCGACTTTTAAAGATGTCAGTTTCTTTTTATTGCTTTCAATAATGGGAACATTACATTTTACAGCAACTTTTTTGGCGGTAATTTTATCCCCAAGAGCATCCATCACTTTTGGATCTGGACCAATGAAAATAATACCGTTAGCGGCACATTGTCTTGCAAATTCAGAGTTTTCAGATAAGAAGCCGTATCCTGGGTGAATGGCGTCTACATTTTTAGCCTTTGCCAAAGCTATAATCTGCGGAATGTCCAAATAAGGTTTTAATGGCTGATTGTCTTCACCTATTTGGTAAGATTCATCGGCTTTGTTCCGGTGTTGAGAATAGCGGTCTTCATAAGTATAAATGGCAACTGTTTTAATGTTTAGCTCTGTACAGGCACGTAATACACGAATTGCAATTTCACTTCTGTTGGCTACTAAAACCTTTTTAATCTTCATTTTTTGGCAATGTATTTAATGGTTAGTATTTATAAATATTTGTTATAAAACTTCAATTTTCTTCTGAAATTGTTACAAAGGCTATAATTTAATTCTAAAATATCAACTAAACAAT includes:
- a CDS encoding lipoprotein N-acyltransferase Lnb domain-containing protein codes for the protein MFRKITFLLVLFFTASLSLAQNAQLSPLSKISLLTVGTGEDLAAKFGHSAIRLQDPTLGIDEVYGYGTYDFEDPNFYLNFTRGKLSYTISRIPFKYFEYSYQQEKRWIREQELDVNLEQRNNIITFLEHNLLPENKKYKYDFLFDNCATRIPLVFEKTLGNTFKFDYNHLEEQLTFRELIRLKLNPNSWSNFGIDLALGSVIDREASPYEHLFLPIYVYEQMKHTTLDGKPIVKKETLLLDIPEQEDRSPLFLTPLFWLSIVLLLVCYITYTDYKNLRRNKWLDFGLFTVTGLAGVLILFLWFATDHLATKANFNSLWAFAPNIIIAFIVIKKQIPSWMITYIIFLTILLGITCMLWMFKIQVFSILLIIVLLALAIRYVYLIYYFKSKQLSKK
- a CDS encoding ABC-F family ATP-binding cassette domain-containing protein; translation: MNLLTVENISKAYGEHVLFDNLSFGINKDQKIALIAKNGTGKTSILNILSGADTPDSGQVNYRKSTRVSFLAQEPVMDPNLTVEETIFASDNEVLQVIKNYEKALLNIEEADAYQKAFEAMDRFEAWDFETQYKQILYKLKLDDLNAKVGKLSGGQKKRLALANALINKPDLLVLDEPTNHLDLEMIEWLEEFFAKENMTLFMVTHDRYFLERVCNEIIELENGKLYPYKGNYSYYLEKKEARIEQEAVEQHKTELLFKKELDWMRRQPKARTTKSKSRIDDFAVIKDKASQRRKDHQVQLELNMERMGSKILELHKISKSFPNKPILDKFEYVFQKGERIGIIGKNGTGKSTFLNILSGRDQPDSGKVVVGETIKFGYYTQKGIEIKEGQKVIDVIREFGDYIPLMKGRQISAQQLLERFLFDRKKQYDFVDKLSGGERKRLYLCTILIQNPNFLILDEPTNDLDIVTLNVLESFLMDFQGCLMVVSHDRYFMDKIVDHLFVFRGDAVVEDFPGNYSDYRAYEDSQILEKREQKETQTTTKTNWKEPDASPKISYAEQQEYKKLEREIQKLEKSKVVLQEKFTDSSLSGDDIKNLSIELKEVTDAIETKTERWFELSALMEG
- a CDS encoding DUF2795 domain-containing protein codes for the protein MYWTLELASYLSDAPWPASKDELIDYSIRTGAPLEVVENLQSMEEEGGEIYESIEEIWPDYPTEEDYLWNEDEY
- a CDS encoding cob(I)yrinic acid a,c-diamide adenosyltransferase is translated as MKVYTKTGDDGTTGLFGGTRVPKHHMRIDSYGTVDELNSWIGLIRDQDIDPIYQHQLIAIQEHLFTIGAILATNPEKEMLKNGTERLKITKVGTAEINFLEDAIDQMDSQLPQMTHFILPGGHTTVSYCHIARTVCRRAERISTLLHQNEPFDKNVLSFINRLSDYLFVLARKLSYDLQANEIKWVPKKKD
- a CDS encoding serine hydrolase domain-containing protein, whose product is MQKLSFLSFFIFYVLFTLQVQGQTKHKSQIDSLLEVCYQRGIFNGNALILNQGQYIYSGSKGFTDGSKTHELNKKSVFDIGSISKEFNAVAIMMLKEKGLLTLDDKISKYELGFPDWSNNVTIKNLLQYTSGLPLIDWENTHGDNDIYQNLKYLKVLEFEPGKGYLYSNNNIFVQRLIIEKVVGKSFNEFLLEDILEPLNMNNSVIDHQYANSNFVRGFNSNEVNDHELELKMSGWVCPSIGDLEIWTTKLMSNKIISKESLYSLFEAYSDESQSALGNGKFKNGELISYEHHGSSMNYESIVHFNLTDNSSIILMTNSKSLKIGEIREAITQILNDKDFYIPQKSVYLTIREKTYNDVDKGIAYYNSLKESDFSTYNFSDKWELARLSYKLFEMDKNKDAHKILKLLVSELPSESEEALQFLGSRMLNENQVGKAISICELMVSKFPSDKSYSGLGDAFFKNKEIKEALNNYNKSLEINPDNENSKKMISKIEKM